The genomic DNA TGGAATGGATGCAGGCGGGTCGCGGCATATGGCATGGGGGCCCCGCCGGAACCTCTGGCGCAGCAAAGCTCTATCAGCTGTGGATTGCGCTGCCGCCAACGCTTGAATTGAGTGCGCCGTATGAAATGTTCCTGGAACCGGACGAAGTGCCCTCGAATGGCCCCGCTCGGGTCATGATGGGCCGTATCGAAGGCGAGGCAAGTCCGGTAAGCGAGCCGCGGCCTATCACCTACCTGAACGTTCGCCTGAGAAAAGGCGAGCGTTGGCGCTACACGCCCCCGCGCGATCACGACGTGCTATGGATTTCCGTATATTCCGGATCTCTCGATGCGGGCGAGCAAGTTTCGGAAGGCGAATTAGTGGTATTCGAGCATTCCGAGCGTAGCGTCGACTTCTTTGCAAAAGAGGACTGTGGTTTTGTGCTTGGCTCAGCAACACACAGTCCATTCGATCTGGTCGAAGGCTATTACTCCGTGCATACGAATCCTGCCGCTCTGCAATCGGGTGAGCAGGAGATCGAGCGTCTGGGAGCACAACTATGCGCAGACGGCCGGCTCACTCCTGAACGGGCTGCTCAGGTTGCACACCAGATGTCGACAGTCACTACGAAGAGCTAGCCCCCGATCGGATCACGTGTCTAAAAAGGACCTTCAATCAGTGCATCCTCTGACAACCCGGTGCGGACTCACCATCGGGTGACTCGACGGCTCCGATCGCCATGGGCCAGCGTTAACCGCGTCGAATTCCAGGCTTCCCCGGTAGTGCCCACTCCACGTCCCGCCGATCACGCCTGAATACCAGTTGCCGCTGCGCTCGAGAGACCAGTGCAGAGTGGCAACATCGCCAGGCTTGACATCCACATGCGATGGGCCGCCGGTTGAATACGCATTTTGCCGCACCGTTACGGTACCGCGCTCGTGCCCGGTGTTACGCACCTTCACGTTGAGCTTGCGTTCGTGTTTGTCGTATGTAACCTCCACTTCCGGTTTGAAGCCCATGCGACGTGCGGTGTCGCGCAATTCACCGACTGCGTCGCGCGAATGCCACCCCGTAAACCGCGGTTCTGATGAGCGGCATTCTGTCGTCCGAAAGCTCGATTCCATCGATGAGGTTGGTCGGCAGGAACAGCAAATCTTTTTGCACTTCGCGGCTGTTGGAGAGGGTCTCGTGAAGCGTCAACGTGCCCAGGTCCACCACCTCGCGATCGTTGGGCCAAAGCTGACTTGGATCTTTGGTCTGATCGCCGCCTTCGGCAAGTTGGGCCGTGAGATGGAAGACGGCCGGCTTCTTCGCGAGGCGCTGCGGCAGATCGTCGATCAGAAAATCGGGAGATTGCTTGGCGGCCTCGTCGGCGGTCAGATACACGACCTGCTCTGGGGCCATGATGTACCGCACCGCCTGCCTGCGCCCAGCCTTGTCGACGAAGATAAAGGCGTTGAGGCCAAGGTACTCCTCGTGCGCAAAACTGTCAGGCGTACCCGCGGTATCGAAGGATGCGGAGACCGTCGGGTGGCGGGCCGCGAATTCATCGAAACGGGTCGGCTTGGGCGCGCCTTCGGGACTCTCGCTAATGGCCATCAGCAAGTCGCGAAATCCCTCTCCGGTCGCCATGGGGAAGGTCTTGACCGCGAGCATCACGATGTCGACTTCGGCCCCACCGGGCATATGGAACTTGACGGCCATGCCTTTGATATTACCAGGCGCGCCGTCCGGAATCGCCGGAATGCCGCCGTCGTTCGAACAGCGCACGGTGACGGGAATGCTGCTGCCGTCGAACAGCGCGGCGCGGCTCAATGCCGCCGCTGCGGGCGTGGCGACGAAGTTGCCTTTTGCGACGATGCCTTTTGCGTGGTTAACCCGGAAGCCCGGATGGGTTCCGTAGATCTTGTAGAAGATGTCGACGATCTGGGTTGCGAGGGCGGTGTAATCGTCGTCGGGTGCGGCCGGGGTTGGCTGGCTTTCCGCGGGGGCTTGGCTCATGGGGAACCTCCGGCTTGATCGTCGGGTGGGGGCTGCTGCCAAACGAAATCGGGCGTGCTAATCAAGTATGCACGGGGGCGTCGGTGTGCGATTGTCTGGAAACAAAGGTTTGTTCGAGCAGCCCGTGAATCTGTTCGGTTACAAGTTCGGCCCAGCGTCGATACTGTGAGCGCCCCGGGTGGAATCCGTCCTCCGCCATGTCTTCGGGGTGCGCGGCCCACTCGAGGGAGACGTAGCGCGCCGTCGGATCTCGTTCTATCCAATTCCGCAATGCCCGGTCTAATCGGATCGCGCAGCGGCCCAGATACCAGCGCAACGGATGAGGCGCAGCGGGGAGGATTCGCAGCGGCGGAAGCCCGGTCGCAACCAGGCCGACGGCGCCCGTTTGCTTGCGGAGTGTGTCTGCGAGCAGAACGTAATCGCGCAAGAATTGAGTTGGGTTGCGCTGCGACGTGACGTCATTCGTGCCGAGGGCTGTGATCAGGTAGTCGACCGGACAGAGTTTTCTATGCGTCAGTAGCTCTAGCGCCTCGCTTGTATTGACGCCGGATTTGGCGATCAATTGCCACGCGACGGACCTTCCCGTTCTCATCGCCAGGAGCTTCGCTACAGGCTGCGCCAACGCTTCAGCCTGGCTGCTCACTCCGACACCCGCGGCCGAGGAGTCGCCGACCACCAGGATGCGCAATGGCGCTGCCTCGGAATCGTATCCGCCCTCAACGCCGCTGCGAGGGCCAGTCGCTTCTGGCAAGCGCAATGCCGTTCGCCGTAGCCAGCGCGCCTGCACCAGCAAAATTGGGCCAAGTGCGATCTTATAAATTTTCAACATTGGTCATCATCGAGACGGAAAGTGAGCACGTCCTGCATAGCGGAATGGAAAGACGATAAGCAAATGGCGAGCGAGTTAGCTCACCGCATCGCATCATAGAACTGACTATGCGCCTCAGGAAGCGGCACAAAATGCCATCGTTCCGCTTCCGGATCGAATAGCGCCACCTGCATGCACTGATCAAGCTTGCCTCCGGTGGTCTTGATCGACTTCAATGCGATATCAGCCGCGCGGTGAATTCGCTCCGGCTGCCAGTCATGCAGAAGGGCATATGTTTCTCGCCATGCAAACAGGCCTGCCGCCTGATAAAGGCGATCGAGTTCACCGAGCACGATGTCGTCGAACGCCAATATCAGAGGGGGTTCCATTACGTGATACATCGCGCGACGATAAGTGGCAAACGTGCCCCTTGGATGCTGCAACAACTTCCCACCTATGGCCGGCCACGCCAGATGCACTTTGGCTAGCATGCCCCTCCCGTCCGGATCTCGAAACGTTTCCGGCGGCAGCTGGGAGGCCGGTACCGCCCAGCATTTATGCTTGGCGCGGTAAGACTGTTTGGCATCGATCACCGCGTCTACGGGAGACAAGTGGCAAACGATCGCGCGTCCGAATTCCGTTGCGTCGGTCCAAATACACACGCCACCGTCGTCATCGTTAAACGCAATGACATAGGCCGGCAAAATTTCGTAGAGGCGGCCGCTCCGCGAGCGGTAACTTTTCGTTTTCGGTTCCATCATGATGAAGACAAGGTCAATTGAGACGTGCGAGTTGGCGACGAGTTCGATATACCCGCAGTAGCGCAAGGCGGCTCGCTTATGTGGCGAGGCCTTAGATAGCCACTACTGTCTATGTTCAGAAAGCCGGCTCGGGAATCGTGCACGTACAAGTCGAAGAAACGAACCAGAAAGCGCGACAGCGTTGGGGGGTTTAGCCATGCTTCCCAATAGGCCTGCTCTGCTGCTGAGAGCGGTCGGTTTGCCGCGCTATTGCCGCCTGCGGTGGCGATTGTTCGGTCATACTCCGGCCGATCGGAGTTCCACAACTGCGTCAGATACGATCGCCAGTTGAGGGTGTCGGCGTCCACCTTCATACGCTCGTGAAACTGCTGGATGCGCTTCAGCTGCGCGTTGACTTCCGGGTTCGTTGAACAAGCATCTTTATAGAGCTCACATGGGTTGCGGCCGAAGCGGGCCTTCAGCCACCCGTAGTAGAGGCGCATGTGGGCGAATAGCTGATTCTCTAGTGTGCCGGTTTCTTTTACTGTTGCCATGTATTCGTTAAACAGCACTTTTACGGTCTCGTCGTATTCGAACAAGTCGTTGATCTTTGCGTCCGCGATTTTCGGGGCGATAAACGGCACGCCGCTGATTGCGGCTTCGAGACGCATACGATTCAATGCGATGCGCGCGAGCATATCGGAGCGCCCCTGCTCTTCAGGTTGATATCCACCGCCGACGTCAGAATGGACACCGGGCAGCACGATCTCCTCGCAGCATGCGCTATCGTTTCCCACGGATGTGAGTGGGAAGCAGGCACGCAACTCGTGCCCGGCGACCAGGTGCACGCACCGCTCTACTTGCTCAGGAATACGCAGGCGCAAGTCGGAAAGGTTATGAGCGGGCAAGCCGATCGATTCGACCGTGTCGAATAAGCCGAGGAAGCGAATGTGTAATGGCGCGGATTCGCCGTCGAGCGCTGTGTCGCACGGCCAGTGAGGGACGCCCTCTTTCATCGTGCATCGATCGAGCAAGCGGTTCACGAACGCGCGTGCTAGTGTCGCACCGCGCGAGAAGCCGAAGACGGCGATGTCGATGCGGGTTACTTTGTGGTTCAGCAGAAGGCCTTCTTCAAAATCAGTCACAGCCTTTGCTAAGCGCACGTCACAGCCAAGTCCAGCGCTCGCTCCGAGTACCTCGCTGTCGCGCACCTGTTCCCACCAGCTCGGGTTACTTGCATTGAGTTGGGTCCCCACGCCCGGATAGTAGAAGCTGTTGATAAGCGTGCCCTCATTCGGTACATGTCCCAAGTACAAGCGCGCTATATTCGACAGCTTCTGCTTTGGTTCATCCTCTTTTTGACTATTGCCCGTTCCATCGAAAAAGAAGGTAACCCAAGGCTTTTGTTCGCAGGTTGTGCAAGTCTGCAATTCTTCCGCATGAAGCTGTGTCGCCGTCTTCATCGACGCCAAGAAGGACATCGGTCTATCGGTTAGCCAGTCTTGCATCCTTAGTCTCCCATTTGACGCATAACACGGCGCCCGTAGATCAATTGATCAAGCCGCGAACTTGGCCGTCCGCCTAGCCCTATCAAGCTCCACATGAGTTCAGCCTCAACCTCATGTTCCGGAAAGAAGCGAACGACCAAGCGGTTCACTGCCTTCGGATCGCTTGATGTCTCCCCCCTCACAACGACCGCCTTGCGAAATGTCTTCCAGTTCGCCTCAGCTTCGTGGCGACCGCCGACTCGCCATTCGATGATCATTGTTTGGCCAGCCCCTGGAATTGGCGCGCAACACTCATTTTTACTGAGCCCCCCTTTCGAGAATTCTTGAACCTGGACACCCCCCATTCCTGTGGGATCACCGGAGGCGGTCAGAACGGAGAAATCCGGAACATAGTCTTCGCTGTAGTTCACGGCAGACACCCGGGCATCTACATACCCATGCGATCGCACAGACGCACATCCTGACAGCAGCCCCACAATTCCCAAGCAAAACACCAAGCAAACAATCCGTTTCATTCACCACGTCCTTACGATTCAAAGAAATTTCCCGCATCCCTTCACGGCTGCTACCACCGCCGCCACATCGGCTCTGGATCAGGCGGCTCGGCATGCATACTGATAGACACGCCGCCGCCGTAAAGAAACGTCACGATCGCCAAGCCTTCCCCTTCTGCACGCGGCAGCTCCCCTCGTACGACCGTGTCGTACGAGCATTCCCCGTATTGCACCCACCTCACCGTGACCTGTCTCCCCGGCACCGGTACATACGCAGACGCGATCTCCCTTCCGCGTTCGTGGCCAATACCGCTTTCTTCGATGCCACCAAGCGAAGCATGTGTGACGGTGCCCCGGCTGTCTCTCGTCGTGAGTTGCACGTTACGTTTGCCGTTACCCGCATCGTTGACTAGCCAAACTCGTACCGATACCTTTCCGAGCTGGCGCACTTCCTGTTGATACGCAAGCGTCGCCGCCTCGGTCGCGCGCTGCTTCGCCGTCACCGCGACTTCCGTCCAGACGTCTTCACCCACTGCCGCATACGCATCGGTAAGCGTCGTCTTTTTCGCGGCAAATCCGCCAAGTACCGCCTGCAACGCGGGATGATCGTCATAGCGTTCGCCGTAAAGAAGGCCATAGGCCGCGTACGTACACAGATCAATCTTTCGACTGATGCCATACGCAAGCGCACGCTCAACATGCGGTGAAACCTGCTTCAATTGCTTGTTCGCATGGAACAGGTGATTAAGCAGTTCTGGGCGCACTCGCCTCATCCATGCGTGAACTTGCATCGGTGACCCAACCCGCTGAAGCTCGCTGACCACATGTTCCGGTATCGGCAACGCATCCAATGCCTTAGGGATCGGCGAATTGTCTCCGGCCAGTTCGATCATTTCCTCGCGATGATTGATGCACCACCACGCCAGACATGGACCGAACATGTAGGCTCGCGCTTCGTCCGGAAGCGAACGATGGAGAGCCTCGAGATACGCAGGCTGGTAAAAGAAGAACCAAACGTCATCGCCGTCCGGCCCCAACCGCGCCTGCAGCAACGTTTGAAGATGCGCGACAAGCGGTTCGATATCGTGCGTAGACCACAACCACGAAGTAAACCTGCAATCGCGCTCGGTTAGTCCCAGCAACGACCGCTGCACCTTCAGCGACTCGACACAATCGGGTTTCGGACACGCAATCAGGAACGGACCGTTCTCCGAAAGGTCCTCCAGACCAGTGTCGCCGTACAAAGAGAAGCGCGGCAGGTCATTGATACCCTCGAGCAAACTACGCTTCCAGCTCGGCGGCATCGCTGCAAAGTCAACCAGCGCATATAGCCGCATCGTGGGATGCGTAGATTCGAACGCGGCATATTGCTCGCGAATGCGATCGAGCAATGGCTCGTCAAAACGAAATGTCATGGGTGTGGAAAAGAGAATGCAGTGTCAGATACGCGCGAAAGGGACGCTAGCGTGGCTCGCATGACGCGCGCACTCGATCCCGATCGGTTGAGGAAGCACAGGCAAATCCGAAGGCATGGTCCGTGGTCCCTCGCCGTGCAGGCCACTAGCCCGCCAGGTACGATTGCCCTTCGTTCCGTCCTCGATACCGGAGGACGTAATGCAGATATAAGAGCCCCCGCATTTCAGGATTAGCTTCTCCTTCGCCTCGATCACAACGCTCCCGTTGGAACTGGTGATGGTCGTATTCTTGTTCGATGCGATCCTGATCTCGTCGCTGTGCGCCTGAATATCGATGTTGCCGCGCGACGCAAAGAGCTTGATGCCAAGCCGATGAACGAACATCGACAACATGCCCCCCGCGGCAACGACTACATTCTTCATCGCGCTCACGTTAAATGCGGATGACGTCGCAGCGCTGATGTCGTTACCCGCAGCAACGAGCACTCGGTTAGGCGTGGACAAACCAATTCCGTCCGGTGCCGACAAGGCAATCACCGCTTTCTTAAGGCCCGCCAATTCCTCTTTAAGCCATCGGTTTTCCCCCTTTACGTCAACGTTTTCCGCTTGCGCGGCGCGTGCGACGTCAGCCAGTTCCTGTGCCTGCGCAAGGGTGGCGCGAAAGTGGTCGAGTGCGGCCTCCATGTCCGTCTGTTCGCCGACAGCACGCGCCTGCATATACGCTGACAAAAGCATGCCGCCGCCAGCCCGGACGCAGCCTTTAAGATCGGTGCGCAGTTCGAATCCGTTGCCGCGAAACTTGCGGTCGCGATTCACCGTATAGCCGAGGTTGAGTTGCGTTTTGCCTTGCTCGGTGGCGACCTTGATGTGTTCCTCGCCGGGCCAGTCTTCGAACTCGAACGTGTTGTTCGATCGCGTGCGTAGCGTGCTGCGGCTGTTCCAGCGCCGCGTCGATACGATCGGGTCCGGGTCGCGCGAATTGTGAAGCACCTGGCTGATGTACGGCATATCCGGATTGCCGTGATGGAAGGCAACCGTGACCTCGGCACCTTCTACCAGACCAAAGTGGAAGCCGGTTTCATCGGCGCCGGCAAACGGCTTGGCAAGCCGCATCGGGCAGCTATTCAAACCGGGACGACGTTCGTCGCGATCGAGGTGAAGACTAACGATGTACTCACCGTTCTCGTCGACGTAAGGCTCCTTGTAATCGCCCGGCGACGCGATATAGCCGGTGATCGAGCCGTGAATCCTGGGCCATGTGTGCTCCATCAACGGGAGACGGTAGAGCCGATCGCAGGGAATCGCGGTGAAGGCCACATGGTACGAACTGCTGCGCGAGGCACTGCACTTCACGCTGACAGCCAGAAGACCATACTTCGCGTCGGGCAAATCGCGATTGGACAGCTTGACGACGCTCGCCGGCGTCAGATCCAGCATATCGCCCGTGCCTTCGTATAGAACCTGGCCGGCTAGCGCGGCCTCGCGCCTAAGGAGCGCTTCCTGTTCCGCTTCTGCTTTGCTCAAGCGAGCCGTGCCCCATGTATACGTTTCGCCGTAGGTGGTGCGGTCGTCGTGAATCAGGTTGGTGCTTTCAACCGGGATAGGCGCGTTGCGATAGTCGTATGCACGCACCGCGTAACTGGCGGGGATCGTTTTCGCGTGCATTTTGAGCGTGTGGACGGACTCGGCACCGTTGCTGTTCAGACCGCTGTATTCCTTGTGCAGTACGGTCAGGTTCGGTACGCGCCGGTAGTGCGTCAGGTCGTCGCCAAAGCGCACGGTTTCGCAGTGCTTGCCCTCCTCGCATACGAACCAGATTCCGCTGCGGCGGCATAGGCGCGTGATGAAGGTCAGATCGTCTTCTTCCCATTGCATGACGAACGCACGCTTTCGATATTCGCGGTACAGATTGAATTCGAAACGTCCGAGGATCATGTCGAACTGATGTTCACGCAGAATTTTCTCGATGATTTCCGGAAAGCTCGCATCGAGAAAAAATCGACTTTTCGGGGCGTTGCGTAGCAGCGCGAGACGCGACTCCAATACCACCTCGTAGGTGCTTTGGTCGCGACTACTTTGCTGTTGAGTGAAGCCGGTAATCACGCCTTGCACGCGTCGCTCCGGTTCGGGCTCTCGCGTGTGGGACGGGTCGTGACGCGGTTGAATGACCAGTGATGCCGGCTTGTTGAGATATTCGCTGCGTGAAAGATCGTGGCTCGTGTGGGTAAAGCGGATTACATAGCGGGTCGGCTGTCCGATTGCGCGCTCGCCGTCGAAGCTAAAGATGTCGGCTTGGTCGGCACTGCGGGCTTGCGGTACGTCGAGGCGGTATTGGCGGTGCGGGTGTGTCGTTGCGTTGGCGCTGGTCATTTTCGTTTAAAGCTCAGGTGTTAGCTTGTCGATAAACCTCAACCCGGGGGCGTAGCGAGCGACGACTCGCGGGTTTTCGTGACACCCGCAAGCCACGTAATCGCCGCTGATCGCCTGCTTCAAACCGCCTAATGCCTGGTTGGTGGGACGCATGTCCATCGACATGCCCGAGCCACCGACGATCACGCCCATCGACTTGCATTGCGCGCACCACGCGCTGTGCCCGACGTATGCGATATTTCGCTTCTTCCCCTGATCGTCTTCGACTGTGTCTTGATGCGGTGGCACCATCACGTAACCACCGCTCGTTAGCGGATCGCCGTCTACGATGGCGTAAAAGATTCGCGTCATGTTTGGTGCTCCGGCTTATTGACGCGTGATTGCGACGCTGGTGCCGATATGGCGTGGCCTGAGATAGCCGCTGCTGTCGATATTCAAAAAGCCGGCGCGGGAATCATGCACGTACAAGTCGAAGAAACGGATCAGGTTGCGCGACAACGTTGGAGGGTTTAGCCATGCTTCCCAATAGGCTTGCTCCGCTGCTGACAACGGCCGGTTCGTCACCGTGTCGCCGCCCGCGGTGGCGATCGTGCGGTCGTATTCCGGCCGATCGGATTGCCACAACTGCGTCAGATACGCTCGCCAATTGAGCGTGTCGGCATCCACCTTCATACGCTCGTGAAACTGCTGGATCCGCTTCAGCTGGGCGTCGACTTCCGGGTTCGTTGAACAGGCATCTTTGTAGAGCTCGCATGGGTTGCGGCCGAAGCGGGCCTTCAGCCAACCGTAGTACAGGCGCATGTGGGCGAATAGCTGATGCTCCAGTGTGCCGTTCTCTTTCACTGCTCCCATGTATTCGTTAAACAGCGCTTTTACGGTCTCGTCGTATTCGAACAGGTTGTTCACTTCTTTTTCCGCGAGCTTTGGGGCGGTAAACGGTACGCCGCTGATTGCGGCCTCGAGACGCATACGATTCAACGCGATGCGCGCGAGCATATCGGAGCGCCCCTGCTCTTCAGGTTGATATCCGCCGCCGACGTCGGAATGAACACCGGGCAACACGATCTCCTCGCATGCGCTGCCGTTACCCACGGCAGTCAGCGGGAAGCAGGCACGCAGTTCGTGACCGGCTACCAAGTGCACGCACCGCTCTACCTGCTCAGGAATACGCAGGCGCAAGTCGGAAAGGTTATGAGCGGGCATGCCGATCGATTCGACTGTGTCGAATAAGCCGAGAAAGCGAATGTGTAACGGCGCGGATTCGCCGTCGAGTGCTGTGTCGCACGGCCAATGAAGGACGCTGTCTTTCATCGTGCATCGGTCGAGCAATCGGTTCACGAACGCGCGTGCTAGTGTCGCGCCGCGCGAGAAGCCGAAGACGGCGATGTCGATGCGGGTTACTTTGTTGTTCTTGCGAAGGTTAAAGTAAAAATCAGACTCAGCCCGCACTAACCGCGCGTCGCTGCCAAGCCCGGCGCCAGCCCCCAATACCTCGCTGTCACGGACGTTTTCCCACCAGCCCGCATCGCCTGCGTTGAGTGGACTCCCAACGCCTGGGTAATAGAAGCGATTGATGAGTGGCGTCTCCTCAAAGGCATGCCCCGAATACAAGCGGGCGATATTCG from Paraburkholderia edwinii includes the following:
- a CDS encoding type VI secretion system Vgr family protein encodes the protein MTSANATTHPHRQYRLDVPQARSADQADIFSFDGERAIGQPTRYVIRFTHTSHDLSRSEYLNKPASLVIQPRHDPSHTREPEPERRVQGVITGFTQQQSSRDQSTYEVVLESRLALLRNAPKSRFFLDASFPEIIEKILREHQFDMILGRFEFNLYREYRKRAFVMQWEEDDLTFITRLCRRSGIWFVCEEGKHCETVRFGDDLTHYRRVPNLTVLHKEYSGLNSNGAESVHTLKMHAKTIPASYAVRAYDYRNAPIPVESTNLIHDDRTTYGETYTWGTARLSKAEAEQEALLRREAALAGQVLYEGTGDMLDLTPASVVKLSNRDLPDAKYGLLAVSVKCSASRSSSYHVAFTAIPCDRLYRLPLMEHTWPRIHGSITGYIASPGDYKEPYVDENGEYIVSLHLDRDERRPGLNSCPMRLAKPFAGADETGFHFGLVEGAEVTVAFHHGNPDMPYISQVLHNSRDPDPIVSTRRWNSRSTLRTRSNNTFEFEDWPGEEHIKVATEQGKTQLNLGYTVNRDRKFRGNGFELRTDLKGCVRAGGGMLLSAYMQARAVGEQTDMEAALDHFRATLAQAQELADVARAAQAENVDVKGENRWLKEELAGLKKAVIALSAPDGIGLSTPNRVLVAAGNDISAATSSAFNVSAMKNVVVAAGGMLSMFVHRLGIKLFASRGNIDIQAHSDEIRIASNKNTTITSSNGSVVIEAKEKLILKCGGSYICITSSGIEDGTKGNRTWRASGLHGEGPRTMPSDLPVLPQPIGIECARHASHASVPFARI
- a CDS encoding SGNH/GDSL hydrolase family protein; translation: MLKIYKIALGPILLVQARWLRRTALRLPEATGPRSGVEGGYDSEAAPLRILVVGDSSAAGVGVSSQAEALAQPVAKLLAMRTGRSVAWQLIAKSGVNTSEALELLTHRKLCPVDYLITALGTNDVTSQRNPTQFLRDYVLLADTLRKQTGAVGLVATGLPPLRILPAAPHPLRWYLGRCAIRLDRALRNWIERDPTARYVSLEWAAHPEDMAEDGFHPGRSQYRRWAELVTEQIHGLLEQTFVSRQSHTDAPVHT
- a CDS encoding DUF3304 domain-containing protein, whose product is MNYSEDYVPDFSVLTASGDPTGMGGVQVQEFSKGGLSKNECCAPIPGAGQTMIIEWRVGGRHEAEANWKTFRKAVVVRGETSSDPKAVNRLVVRFFPEHEVEAELMWSLIGLGGRPSSRLDQLIYGRRVMRQMGD
- a CDS encoding T6SS phospholipase effector Tle1-like catalytic domain-containing protein; amino-acid sequence: MKTATQLHAEEFSTCATCEQQPWFTFFFDGTGNNSRIDEPKHKLSNIARLYSGHAFEETPLINRFYYPGVGSPLNAGDAGWWENVRDSEVLGAGAGLGSDARLVRAESDFYFNLRKNNKVTRIDIAVFGFSRGATLARAFVNRLLDRCTMKDSVLHWPCDTALDGESAPLHIRFLGLFDTVESIGMPAHNLSDLRLRIPEQVERCVHLVAGHELRACFPLTAVGNGSACEEIVLPGVHSDVGGGYQPEEQGRSDMLARIALNRMRLEAAISGVPFTAPKLAEKEVNNLFEYDETVKALFNEYMGAVKENGTLEHQLFAHMRLYYGWLKARFGRNPCELYKDACSTNPEVDAQLKRIQQFHERMKVDADTLNWRAYLTQLWQSDRPEYDRTIATAGGDTVTNRPLSAAEQAYWEAWLNPPTLSRNLIRFFDLYVHDSRAGFLNIDSSGYLRPRHIGTSVAITRQ
- a CDS encoding T6SS phospholipase effector Tle1-like catalytic domain-containing protein, with the translated sequence MSFLASMKTATQLHAEELQTCTTCEQKPWVTFFFDGTGNSQKEDEPKQKLSNIARLYLGHVPNEGTLINSFYYPGVGTQLNASNPSWWEQVRDSEVLGASAGLGCDVRLAKAVTDFEEGLLLNHKVTRIDIAVFGFSRGATLARAFVNRLLDRCTMKEGVPHWPCDTALDGESAPLHIRFLGLFDTVESIGLPAHNLSDLRLRIPEQVERCVHLVAGHELRACFPLTSVGNDSACCEEIVLPGVHSDVGGGYQPEEQGRSDMLARIALNRMRLEAAISGVPFIAPKIADAKINDLFEYDETVKVLFNEYMATVKETGTLENQLFAHMRLYYGWLKARFGRNPCELYKDACSTNPEVNAQLKRIQQFHERMKVDADTLNWRSYLTQLWNSDRPEYDRTIATAGGNSAANRPLSAAEQAYWEAWLNPPTLSRFLVRFFDLYVHDSRAGFLNIDSSGYLRPRHISEPPCATAGISNSSPTRTSQLTLSSS
- a CDS encoding pirin family protein; translated protein: MIKPFVFLDYIDVKSPIEVNGPLHPHSGIATLTALVEGSFHHQDSKGQPKSMKAGGMEWMQAGRGIWHGGPAGTSGAAKLYQLWIALPPTLELSAPYEMFLEPDEVPSNGPARVMMGRIEGEASPVSEPRPITYLNVRLRKGERWRYTPPRDHDVLWISVYSGSLDAGEQVSEGELVVFEHSERSVDFFAKEDCGFVLGSATHSPFDLVEGYYSVHTNPAALQSGEQEIERLGAQLCADGRLTPERAAQVAHQMSTVTTKS
- a CDS encoding DUF4123 domain-containing protein, with protein sequence MTFRFDEPLLDRIREQYAAFESTHPTMRLYALVDFAAMPPSWKRSLLEGINDLPRFSLYGDTGLEDLSENGPFLIACPKPDCVESLKVQRSLLGLTERDCRFTSWLWSTHDIEPLVAHLQTLLQARLGPDGDDVWFFFYQPAYLEALHRSLPDEARAYMFGPCLAWWCINHREEMIELAGDNSPIPKALDALPIPEHVVSELQRVGSPMQVHAWMRRVRPELLNHLFHANKQLKQVSPHVERALAYGISRKIDLCTYAAYGLLYGERYDDHPALQAVLGGFAAKKTTLTDAYAAVGEDVWTEVAVTAKQRATEAATLAYQQEVRQLGKVSVRVWLVNDAGNGKRNVQLTTRDSRGTVTHASLGGIEESGIGHERGREIASAYVPVPGRQVTVRWVQYGECSYDTVVRGELPRAEGEGLAIVTFLYGGGVSISMHAEPPDPEPMWRRW
- a CDS encoding catalase family peroxidase, translated to MSQAPAESQPTPAAPDDDYTALATQIVDIFYKIYGTHPGFRVNHAKGIVAKGNFVATPAAAALSRAALFDGSSIPVTVRCSNDGGIPAIPDGAPGNIKGMAVKFHMPGGAEVDIVMLAVKTFPMATGEGFRDLLMAISESPEGAPKPTRFDEFAARHPTVSASFDTAGTPDSFAHEEYLGLNAFIFVDKAGRRQAVRYIMAPEQVVYLTADEAAKQSPDFLIDDLPQRLAKKPAVFHLTAQLAEGGDQTKDPSQLWPNDREVVDLGTLTLHETLSNSREVQKDLLFLPTNLIDGIELSDDRMPLIRTAVYGVAFARRSR
- a CDS encoding phospholipase domain-containing protein, with protein sequence MESSFRTTECRSSEPRFTGWHSRDAVGELRDTARRMGFKPEVEVTYDKHERKLNVKVRNTGHERGTVTVRQNAYSTGGPSHVDVKPGDVATLHWSLERSGNWYSGVIGGTWSGHYRGSLEFDAVNAGPWRSEPSSHPMVSPHRVVRGCTD
- a CDS encoding PAAR domain-containing protein, encoding MTRIFYAIVDGDPLTSGGYVMVPPHQDTVEDDQGKKRNIAYVGHSAWCAQCKSMGVIVGGSGMSMDMRPTNQALGGLKQAISGDYVACGCHENPRVVARYAPGLRFIDKLTPEL